A single Desulfovibrio legallii DNA region contains:
- a CDS encoding CvpA family protein, producing MARTTENKGMGQDVFDLVVVLTLVVFAGRGFFQGFVAEVAGLVALLGGFWAAHHYHALLAPRLTAIADPSWRAIAAYVLIFLAVIIAVALVARILQKILSFSFVAWADKLAGGAVGLAKGTLLCALALLLLQKFFAQAAFMQHSRTLPYFNALIAQVRGWLPPDLLARLGL from the coding sequence ATGGCGCGGACCACGGAGAACAAAGGCATGGGGCAGGACGTATTTGACCTTGTGGTGGTGCTCACCCTGGTGGTGTTTGCCGGGCGGGGATTTTTTCAGGGTTTTGTGGCCGAGGTGGCAGGGCTGGTCGCCTTATTGGGCGGCTTCTGGGCCGCGCACCACTACCACGCGCTCCTGGCCCCGCGCCTCACGGCCATAGCCGATCCTTCCTGGCGGGCCATCGCAGCCTATGTGCTCATTTTTCTGGCGGTCATCATTGCCGTGGCGCTGGTGGCGCGCATTCTGCAAAAGATCCTTTCCTTTTCCTTTGTGGCCTGGGCGGACAAGCTGGCGGGCGGAGCTGTGGGCCTGGCCAAGGGCACGCTGCTCTGCGCCCTGGCCTTGCTGTTGCTGCAAAAATTTTTTGCCCAGGCCGCTTTTATGCAGCACTCGCGCACCTTGCCGTATTTTAACGCGCTTATAGCCCAGGTGCGCGGCTGGCTGCCGCCCGATCTGCTCGCCCGCCTGGGCCTTTGA
- a CDS encoding hydratase yields MIELVNNPVVIDGAALQSAEEARAKGVDLAAARSGTLAARILDAHNTAPQGEDVLRIRFDALASHDITYVGIIQTARASGLKEFPLPYALTNCHNSLCAVGGTINEDDHLFGLAAARKYGGIFVPPNLAVIHQYVREMMTKCGGMILGSDSHTRYGALGVMGVGEGGPELVKQLLGKTYDLPRPQVVAVWLEGAPRPGVGPQDVALALIGAVFKSGFVKNKVLEFMGPGVANLSVEYRCGVDVMTTETTCLSSIWTTDEKVRAYLRLHGREADYAPLQLEGPACYEACIRVDLSRVVPMIALPFHPSNAWPVAEVVKRPKEILAATEAEAVRQFGAVGKALNLCAKIHDNGVWVDQGVIAGCAGGSFENITLAAAVLNGKSTGNAAFSLSVYPASEPQGLALVNNGSYAKLMAAGAVLKNAFCGPCFGAGDTPAHGALSIRHATRNFPNREGSKPASGQLSAVALMDARSIAATAANGGRLTPATELDWSTPELAQADLHYRFEPLIYHRRVYNGFGRPEPETPLVFGPNIADWPSMSPLPEHLLLQVACVITDPVTTTDELIPSGETSSLRSNPPRLAEYTLSRKDPGYVARAKAVQQMEKRRLAHPEDPDLLATARALFALCGQDLLPSGANLSNVGLGSTIFALKPGDGSAREQAASCQKVLGGWANLAAEYATKRYRSNLINWGMLPFIADADLAQTLQVGDWLAVPHIRSAVQNASPTILAYVLRPDAADGAKCQQIALTLRELTADERQIILDGCLINFYNAARGK; encoded by the coding sequence ATGATTGAGCTTGTGAACAACCCCGTGGTCATTGACGGCGCCGCCCTGCAAAGCGCCGAAGAAGCCCGCGCCAAGGGCGTGGACCTCGCCGCCGCCCGCTCCGGCACCCTGGCCGCGCGCATCCTGGATGCGCACAACACGGCCCCGCAAGGGGAAGACGTGCTGCGCATCCGCTTCGACGCCCTGGCCTCTCACGACATCACCTATGTGGGCATTATCCAAACCGCCAGGGCCAGCGGCCTCAAGGAATTTCCCCTGCCCTACGCCCTTACCAACTGCCACAACAGTCTCTGCGCTGTGGGCGGCACCATCAACGAGGACGACCACCTCTTCGGCCTGGCGGCCGCCCGCAAATACGGCGGCATCTTCGTGCCGCCCAATCTGGCGGTTATCCACCAATATGTGCGCGAAATGATGACCAAATGCGGCGGCATGATCCTGGGCTCGGACAGCCATACCCGCTACGGCGCGCTGGGCGTCATGGGCGTGGGCGAAGGCGGGCCGGAGCTCGTCAAGCAGCTTTTGGGCAAAACCTACGATCTGCCCCGGCCCCAGGTGGTGGCCGTGTGGCTGGAAGGCGCGCCGCGCCCCGGCGTAGGCCCGCAGGACGTAGCCCTGGCCCTCATCGGGGCCGTGTTCAAATCCGGCTTTGTGAAGAATAAGGTGCTGGAATTCATGGGCCCCGGCGTGGCCAATCTTTCTGTGGAATACCGCTGCGGCGTGGACGTCATGACCACGGAGACCACCTGTCTTTCGTCCATCTGGACTACGGACGAAAAAGTGCGCGCCTATCTGCGCCTGCACGGCCGCGAGGCGGACTACGCCCCCCTGCAGCTGGAGGGCCCGGCCTGTTACGAGGCCTGCATCCGCGTGGACCTGAGCCGCGTGGTGCCCATGATAGCCCTGCCTTTCCACCCCAGCAACGCCTGGCCCGTGGCCGAAGTGGTCAAACGCCCCAAGGAAATTCTGGCCGCCACTGAAGCCGAGGCCGTGCGCCAGTTCGGCGCGGTGGGCAAAGCCCTCAACCTCTGCGCCAAGATCCACGACAACGGCGTGTGGGTGGACCAGGGCGTCATTGCGGGCTGCGCCGGCGGCAGCTTTGAAAACATCACCCTGGCCGCCGCCGTGCTCAACGGCAAAAGCACGGGCAACGCCGCCTTCAGTCTCTCCGTCTATCCGGCCAGCGAACCGCAGGGCCTGGCCCTGGTCAACAACGGCTCCTACGCCAAACTCATGGCCGCGGGCGCGGTGCTCAAAAACGCCTTCTGCGGACCCTGCTTCGGCGCGGGCGATACCCCGGCCCACGGCGCGCTCTCCATCCGCCACGCCACCCGCAACTTCCCCAACCGCGAAGGCTCCAAACCCGCCAGCGGCCAGCTTTCGGCCGTGGCCCTCATGGACGCCCGCTCCATCGCCGCCACCGCCGCCAACGGCGGCCGCCTGACCCCGGCCACGGAGCTGGACTGGTCCACGCCGGAGCTCGCCCAGGCCGATCTGCACTACCGCTTTGAGCCGCTCATCTACCACCGCCGCGTCTACAACGGCTTCGGCCGCCCCGAACCGGAAACGCCCCTGGTCTTCGGCCCCAACATCGCGGATTGGCCCAGCATGAGCCCCCTGCCTGAGCACCTGCTGCTCCAGGTGGCCTGCGTCATCACCGACCCCGTCACCACCACCGACGAGCTCATCCCCTCGGGCGAAACCTCCTCCCTGCGCTCCAATCCGCCCAGGCTGGCGGAATACACCCTCTCCCGCAAGGATCCTGGCTATGTGGCCCGGGCCAAAGCCGTGCAGCAGATGGAAAAGCGCCGCCTGGCCCACCCCGAAGACCCCGATCTGCTGGCCACGGCCCGCGCCCTCTTCGCCCTCTGCGGGCAGGATCTGCTCCCCAGCGGCGCGAACCTCAGCAACGTGGGCCTGGGCTCCACCATCTTCGCCCTCAAGCCCGGCGACGGCTCGGCCCGCGAGCAGGCCGCCTCCTGCCAGAAAGTGCTGGGCGGCTGGGCCAACCTGGCCGCGGAATACGCCACCAAGCGCTACCGCTCCAACCTCATCAACTGGGGCATGCTGCCCTTCATCGCCGATGCGGACCTGGCCCAGACCCTGCAGGTGGGCGACTGGCTGGCCGTGCCCCACATCCGCAGCGCCGTGCAGAACGCCAGCCCCACCATTCTGGCCTATGTACTGCGCCCCGACGCCGCCGACGGCGCCAAATGCCAGCAGATAGCCCTGACCCTGCGCGAACTCACCGCCGACGAGCGCCAGATCATCCTCGACGGTTGCCTGATCAATTTCTATAATGCTGCCAGGGGAAAATAG
- the mazG gene encoding nucleoside triphosphate pyrophosphohydrolase — MEPTALEALQALIDRLTAPDGCPWDKEQTPQSLADYIIEESHELVSAIRSGNVADIREELGDVAFLLLFVARLYERQGQFSLDDALNNNRAKMVRRHPHVFGDATFDSRDAQLAAWEQIKRAEHQDAAGKPQGLYASLPASLPPLIKAYRINSKAARVGFTWQEDEEVEQQVEAEWLEWLDASANGDQEAQKHELGDLLFSITELGRRKGIKASEALDLAAIRFLRRFAAMEAMAAAQGKDFAALSLDEKDALWNAAKAQETADAPQAAGAADASSARPRREVGAPSPEAEKD; from the coding sequence ATGGAACCCACCGCTCTTGAAGCGCTGCAAGCCCTCATCGACCGTCTTACCGCCCCGGACGGCTGCCCCTGGGACAAAGAACAGACCCCGCAAAGCCTTGCCGACTACATCATTGAAGAAAGCCACGAGCTGGTCAGCGCCATCCGCTCCGGCAACGTGGCGGACATCCGGGAGGAGCTGGGCGACGTAGCCTTTCTGCTCCTGTTCGTGGCCCGGCTGTACGAGCGCCAGGGCCAGTTCAGCCTGGACGACGCCCTGAACAACAACCGGGCCAAGATGGTGCGCCGCCACCCGCACGTTTTCGGCGACGCCACCTTTGACAGCCGCGACGCCCAGCTGGCCGCCTGGGAGCAGATCAAACGCGCCGAGCACCAGGACGCCGCAGGCAAGCCACAGGGCCTTTACGCCAGCCTGCCCGCCAGCCTGCCGCCGCTCATCAAGGCCTACCGCATCAACTCCAAAGCGGCGCGGGTGGGCTTTACCTGGCAGGAAGACGAAGAGGTGGAGCAGCAGGTGGAGGCCGAATGGCTGGAGTGGCTGGACGCCTCAGCCAACGGCGACCAGGAGGCGCAGAAGCACGAGCTGGGCGACCTGCTTTTCAGCATCACGGAGCTGGGGCGGCGCAAGGGCATCAAGGCCAGCGAGGCCTTGGATCTGGCCGCCATCCGCTTTTTGCGGCGTTTTGCCGCCATGGAGGCTATGGCCGCCGCGCAGGGCAAGGATTTCGCCGCCCTGAGCCTGGACGAGAAGGACGCCTTGTGGAACGCGGCCAAGGCGCAGGAAACGGCGGACGCCCCGCAGGCGGCGGGGGCCGCCGACGCTTCGTCCGCCAGGCCGCGCCGCGAAGTGGGCGCGCCGTCCCCAGAGGCGGAGAAGGACTGA
- the icd gene encoding NADP-dependent isocitrate dehydrogenase, with protein sequence MRTTVYWIEGDGIGPEIWRAARPVIDAALAAAAPEHALEWVELLAGEKAVKATGSPLPEATLQTLRTAAVAMKGPLGTPVGTGIRSLNVALRQGLDLYACIRPVAHLPGLETPVKHPERVNMVIFRENTEDVYAGVEFAACTPEARKLVTFLREELGVSKVPETAAVGIKPMTEEGSKRLVRRALRFALERGLPSLTLVHKGNIMKFTEGAFRQWGYDVAAQEFGDRTCTEKEPLPGRLVVKDRIADAMFQEALLRPEQYQVLATPNLNGDYLSDALAAQVGGLGLAPGVNMSDTLAFFEATHGTAPTIAGQDKANPGSILLCGALMLEHIGAAAAAERLRKAVAKAIAARTVTQDLADQVPGARVVGCREFGEIVGGLL encoded by the coding sequence ATGCGCACCACTGTTTACTGGATAGAGGGCGACGGCATCGGCCCAGAAATCTGGCGGGCCGCCCGCCCGGTCATCGACGCCGCTCTGGCCGCCGCGGCCCCGGAACACGCCCTGGAATGGGTGGAACTGCTGGCCGGCGAAAAAGCCGTCAAGGCTACGGGCAGCCCCCTGCCGGAAGCCACCCTGCAAACCCTGCGCACGGCCGCCGTGGCCATGAAGGGCCCCCTGGGCACCCCCGTGGGCACGGGCATCCGCAGCCTGAACGTGGCCCTGCGCCAGGGGCTGGATCTCTACGCCTGCATCCGCCCCGTGGCCCATCTGCCCGGGCTGGAAACCCCGGTCAAACACCCTGAGCGCGTCAACATGGTCATCTTCCGCGAGAATACGGAAGACGTTTACGCCGGCGTGGAGTTTGCCGCCTGCACGCCCGAAGCCCGCAAGCTCGTCACCTTCCTGCGCGAGGAGCTGGGCGTCAGCAAGGTGCCCGAAACCGCCGCCGTGGGCATCAAGCCCATGACCGAAGAAGGCTCCAAGCGCCTGGTGCGCCGCGCCCTGCGCTTTGCCCTGGAGCGCGGCCTGCCCAGCCTTACCCTGGTGCACAAGGGCAACATCATGAAGTTTACCGAAGGCGCCTTCCGCCAGTGGGGCTACGATGTGGCCGCCCAGGAATTCGGCGACCGGACCTGCACGGAAAAAGAACCCCTGCCCGGCCGTCTGGTGGTCAAGGACCGCATTGCCGACGCCATGTTCCAGGAGGCCCTGCTCCGCCCGGAGCAATACCAGGTGCTGGCCACCCCCAACCTCAACGGCGACTACCTTTCCGACGCTCTGGCCGCCCAGGTGGGCGGGCTGGGCCTGGCCCCCGGCGTGAACATGTCCGACACCCTGGCCTTCTTTGAGGCCACCCACGGCACGGCCCCCACCATTGCCGGGCAGGACAAAGCCAACCCCGGCAGCATCCTGCTCTGCGGGGCGCTTATGCTGGAGCACATCGGCGCGGCCGCCGCGGCCGAACGCCTTCGCAAGGCCGTGGCCAAGGCCATAGCCGCCAGAACCGTGACCCAGGACCTGGCCGACCAGGTGCCGGGCGCGCGCGTGGTAGGCTGCCGGGAATTCGGCGAAATTGTCGGCGGCCTCCTGTAA
- a CDS encoding LysE family translocator, translating into MTTLDNLLLFVPLAALLVVLPGPDFALIAKISLCNGRPQGQAAACGVALGICLHTTAAMLGISALIAQSAFLFGILKYLGAAYLIWIGIQALRHGPATRAAVLRTASAADAALPAPRLTAGQRLRFFRQGFLTNALNPKAVLIFLTFLPQFMDPHAPLAPQFLLLGGILSGLCLLWYVPLAYMLGRIRRVFENSRFQLWLQRCTGLVFIAFGCKLAAAQSR; encoded by the coding sequence ATGACAACTCTGGACAATCTGCTGCTGTTCGTGCCCCTGGCTGCCTTGCTGGTGGTGCTGCCCGGCCCGGATTTCGCCCTCATTGCCAAGATATCGCTCTGCAACGGCCGTCCCCAGGGGCAGGCCGCGGCCTGCGGCGTGGCCCTGGGCATCTGCCTGCACACCACGGCGGCCATGCTGGGCATCTCGGCCCTTATCGCTCAATCCGCCTTCCTGTTCGGCATCCTTAAATATCTGGGCGCGGCCTACTTGATCTGGATCGGCATCCAGGCCTTGCGCCACGGTCCGGCCACGCGCGCGGCTGTGCTCCGCACCGCCTCAGCCGCAGACGCCGCCCTGCCGGCCCCGCGCCTTACGGCCGGGCAACGGCTGCGTTTTTTCCGCCAGGGCTTTCTGACCAACGCCCTCAACCCCAAGGCCGTGCTCATTTTTCTGACGTTTCTCCCCCAGTTTATGGACCCGCACGCCCCCCTGGCCCCGCAGTTTCTGCTGCTGGGCGGCATCCTTTCCGGCTTGTGTCTGCTTTGGTATGTGCCGCTGGCCTACATGCTGGGGCGCATCCGGCGCGTTTTTGAAAACAGTCGCTTCCAGCTCTGGCTGCAGCGCTGCACCGGCCTCGTCTTCATCGCCTTCGGCTGCAAACTGGCCGCGGCGCAGTCCCGCTAA
- a CDS encoding GmrSD restriction endonuclease domain-containing protein, which translates to MSLFTQIPYTLQTLIANIDSGILALPEIQRPFVWENAKVRDLLDSMYRGYPVGTLLFWLTSNNAQAGRSIGEANQTVPHSLIVDGQQRLTGLYAVIKGVAVLRNNYEREHIRIAFNPLKDEFMVPDASTPKDPAWLPDISVIWKPGADLFSIVPDYLARYRAARGEDSLSPEDETHIKNALNKLYSLPGTYSFTVLQLVPDMTEEEVSQVFVRVNSMGKRLNQADFILTLMSVYWDTGRHELERFARESRIPPAAGAKVPFNFQFRPEPDHLLRVGVALAFRRARLQSVYAVLRGKDMETDAFSPARRDEQFDKLQQAQAKVLNLTDWFAFLTCLTQAGYRREDLLISNMAAVYAYAFFLIGKHNFGVAQPELRKVIARWFFASALTARYSTSPESVMEKDMAALRDISTAQEFVTYLEGQMALTLTQDYWNITLPGNMATSAARSPELAAYFATLNLLDARVLFSKVKISELMEPGLQPRKALLDRHHLFPKGFLKKHGITAVRQTNQIANMALLEWPQNITIKDDAPSDYVPRIMQSGQFTDDELRCFAHWHALPEGWEKMSYDEFLPQRRQLMAHVIREGFERI; encoded by the coding sequence ATGTCCCTCTTCACACAGATTCCCTATACGCTGCAAACGCTCATCGCCAATATTGATTCCGGCATTCTGGCCCTGCCGGAAATCCAGCGCCCCTTTGTCTGGGAAAATGCCAAGGTGCGTGACCTGCTCGACTCCATGTACCGGGGCTATCCTGTAGGCACACTGCTTTTCTGGCTGACCAGCAACAATGCCCAGGCTGGGCGCAGTATCGGGGAAGCCAATCAGACCGTGCCCCATAGCCTTATTGTGGACGGGCAGCAACGCCTGACAGGTCTGTATGCCGTCATCAAAGGCGTGGCTGTACTGCGTAACAACTACGAACGCGAACACATCCGCATCGCCTTCAACCCCTTGAAAGACGAATTCATGGTGCCGGACGCCTCCACTCCCAAAGACCCGGCCTGGCTGCCCGATATTTCTGTTATCTGGAAACCGGGGGCGGACTTGTTCAGCATCGTGCCGGACTACCTTGCCCGGTACAGAGCCGCGCGAGGAGAAGACAGTCTGAGCCCGGAAGACGAAACCCATATCAAAAATGCCCTGAACAAGCTGTACAGCCTACCGGGCACATACAGCTTTACCGTGCTGCAACTGGTGCCGGATATGACGGAAGAAGAGGTCTCGCAGGTATTCGTGCGGGTCAACAGCATGGGTAAACGCCTGAACCAGGCAGATTTTATCCTTACCCTCATGTCAGTCTATTGGGATACCGGACGGCATGAGCTGGAACGCTTTGCCCGTGAAAGCCGCATTCCACCGGCAGCAGGCGCAAAAGTCCCTTTCAATTTCCAGTTCAGGCCGGAACCGGATCACCTTTTGCGCGTTGGCGTGGCGCTGGCCTTCCGTCGTGCCCGCTTGCAAAGCGTATACGCCGTGCTGCGTGGCAAGGATATGGAAACCGACGCCTTCAGCCCGGCACGACGCGATGAGCAGTTTGACAAACTTCAGCAGGCCCAGGCAAAAGTTCTGAACCTGACTGACTGGTTCGCCTTTCTGACCTGCCTCACCCAGGCAGGCTACCGTCGCGAAGACCTGCTCATCTCCAACATGGCGGCGGTGTATGCCTATGCGTTCTTTCTGATCGGCAAGCACAATTTTGGCGTCGCACAGCCAGAATTGCGTAAGGTCATTGCCCGCTGGTTTTTTGCCAGCGCCCTGACAGCGAGATACAGCACCTCCCCTGAATCCGTTATGGAAAAAGATATGGCCGCCCTGCGCGACATCAGCACCGCGCAGGAGTTTGTCACCTATCTGGAAGGCCAGATGGCCTTGACCCTGACTCAGGACTATTGGAACATTACACTGCCCGGCAATATGGCGACTTCGGCGGCCCGCAGCCCTGAACTCGCTGCCTATTTTGCCACGCTCAACCTGCTCGATGCCCGCGTCCTGTTTTCCAAGGTAAAAATATCGGAATTGATGGAGCCTGGCTTGCAGCCGCGCAAAGCCCTTTTGGACAGGCACCACCTCTTCCCCAAGGGTTTTTTGAAAAAACACGGCATCACCGCTGTGCGACAGACCAACCAGATCGCCAACATGGCCCTGCTTGAATGGCCGCAGAATATTACTATCAAAGATGACGCACCGTCAGACTATGTGCCAAGGATCATGCAAAGCGGCCAGTTTACAGATGACGAACTGCGGTGCTTTGCGCACTGGCACGCACTACCGGAAGGCTGGGAAAAAATGAGCTACGATGAATTTCTTCCCCAACGTCGACAACTTATGGCGCACGTTATTCGTGAAGGGTTTGAACGTATTTGA
- a CDS encoding NAD-dependent epimerase/dehydratase family protein, whose protein sequence is MSAYTQLQATLTAQPSRWLVTGVAGFIGSNLLERLLRMGQTVVGLDNFLTGYQKNLDMVRDLVGPEAWSRFTFVEGDIRDLDTCRQVCRGVRHVLHEAALGSVPRSIDDPLLSNSCNITGFLHMLVAARDEGVESFVYAASSSTYGDSPELPKVEDKIGHPLSPYAVTKYVDELYADVFHRCYGFSSIGLRYFNVFGQRQDPYGAYAAVIPQWFASCLKGETVYVNGDGETSRDFCYIDNVVQANLLASCADDAARNKIYNVAFGQRTTLNELFALIREEVARHKPEAGQAQPVHRDFRAGDVRHSLADITRARTLLGYEPQFDVRQGLRLAGDWYAANL, encoded by the coding sequence ATGAGCGCGTATACCCAATTACAGGCAACCCTCACGGCGCAGCCCTCGCGCTGGCTGGTCACGGGTGTGGCCGGCTTTATCGGCTCCAACCTGCTGGAGCGCCTGCTGCGTATGGGCCAGACCGTGGTGGGGCTGGACAACTTCCTCACCGGCTACCAGAAAAATCTGGACATGGTGCGCGATCTGGTGGGGCCGGAGGCCTGGAGCCGCTTTACCTTTGTGGAGGGCGACATCCGCGATCTGGACACCTGCCGCCAGGTCTGCCGCGGCGTCAGGCATGTGCTGCACGAGGCGGCCCTGGGCTCCGTGCCCCGCTCCATTGATGACCCTCTGCTCTCCAACAGCTGCAACATCACGGGCTTTCTGCACATGCTGGTGGCCGCGCGCGACGAAGGCGTGGAAAGTTTCGTCTACGCCGCCTCCTCTTCCACCTACGGCGATTCGCCGGAGCTGCCCAAGGTGGAAGACAAGATCGGCCACCCGCTCTCGCCCTATGCCGTCACCAAGTATGTGGACGAGCTCTACGCCGACGTCTTCCACCGCTGCTACGGCTTTTCCAGCATCGGCCTGCGCTACTTCAACGTCTTTGGCCAGCGCCAGGATCCTTACGGCGCGTATGCCGCCGTTATTCCCCAGTGGTTCGCCAGCTGCCTCAAGGGCGAGACCGTCTACGTCAACGGCGATGGCGAAACCAGCCGTGACTTCTGCTATATCGACAACGTGGTGCAGGCCAATCTGCTGGCCAGCTGCGCCGACGACGCGGCCAGAAACAAGATCTACAACGTGGCCTTCGGCCAGCGCACCACCCTCAACGAGCTCTTTGCCCTGATCCGCGAAGAAGTGGCCCGCCACAAGCCCGAAGCCGGCCAGGCCCAGCCCGTGCACCGTGACTTCCGCGCCGGCGACGTGCGCCACTCCCTGGCCGACATCACCCGCGCCAGAACCCTTCTGGGTTACGAACCCCAGTTCGACGTGCGCCAGGGCCTGCGCCTGGCCGGGGACTGGTACGCTGCCAATTTGTAG